One genomic segment of Oncorhynchus mykiss isolate Arlee chromosome 10, USDA_OmykA_1.1, whole genome shotgun sequence includes these proteins:
- the LOC110533688 gene encoding non-histone chromosomal protein HMG-14 codes for MPKRSKANADVEAAEPKRRSERLVNKPAIAKAEPKPKKEKAAPKPKKAKEVKKTEPEKEVPAENGEAKAEEEAPEEPEQKEEEEAAE; via the exons ATGCCTAAAAGGAGCAAA gcaAACGCTGATGTTGAGGCAGCAGAG CCTAAGAGGAGATCTGAGAGATTGGTAAAT AAACCTGCAATTGCAAAGGCAGAGCCCAAGCCAAAG AAGGAGAAGGCAGCACCTAAGCCCAAGAAGGCTAAAGAGGTGAAAAAGACCGAGCCTGAGAAGGAGGTGCCCGCAGAGAATGGAGAAGCCAAAGCTGAGGAGGAG GCACCAGAAGAACCTgaacagaaagaggaggaagaggcggCAGAATAA